Genomic DNA from Thermotoga petrophila RKU-1:
GAAGAAAAATCCAGCGAAGTTCTCATGGGATACTACGAAGAACTGGTGGCGAAGTACCCCATCATATCCATCGAAGATCCGTTCGCGGAGGAAGACTGGGATGCATTTGTGGAATTCACAAAGAGAGTAGGAAACAAGGTTCAGATCGTTGGAGATGACCTTTACGTGACCAACGTGAAAAGACTTTCCAAAGGAATAGAACTCAAAGCGACCAACTCCATACTCATCAAACTCAATCAGATAGGCACCGTCACGGAAACTCTCGACGCGGTGGAGATGGCACAGAAGAACAACATGACAGCCATCATTTCCCACAGATCTGGAGAGAGTGAAGACACGTTCATTGCGGATCTCGCTGTGGCAACGAACGCTGGTTTCATCAAGACAGGTTCCCTCTCCAGAAGCGAAAGGATAGCCAAGTACAACCAGCTTTTGAGAATCGAGGAAGAACTCGGAAAAGTGGCAGAATTCAGAGGTTTGAAATCTTTCTACTCTATAAAGAGATAACACCGAAGGCCCACCTTGGTGGGCCTTCATTTTGTTGAGGTGATTTCAGATTGGAAAGGCATGAAGAGATAAAAAAAGGAGCATGGATTGGAATACTTGGAAACACCGTGCTTGCTGTCTTGAAGATTTTGGTGGGACTTCTCACGGGAAGCTATGCGATACTCGCAGACGGAATAGACACGTCCACCGACATATTCACATCTTTTGTCATACTCCTCTCATCCAGAATTTCAGGAAAACCACCCGACGAGACGCATCCATACGGCCATGAAAGGGCAGAAACGATCGCCTCAAAGATAATCTCCTTCGTTATGTTTTACGCAGGAGCCTCTCTTCTTGTTGAATCAGTCAAAAGGCTCGTGAAACAGGAGTTTTCCCTGGAACTCACTCTGACAGCCTTTATTGTTGTTGGGATTTCCGTTGCAGGCAAAACTTTTCTTTTTTTATACAAACTGTCTCTTGGGAAACGTTTGAAAAGTTCGGCTACAATCAGTGATGCACTGAACATGAGAAACGACATAATGATCTCAGGAACTGTTCTGGCCGGCATGGTTGCGATGAAAACCTTCGGATGGTGGTGGCTGGACAGTCTGCTCGCGATTTTCGTTTCCATTATGATCCTGAGAACCTCATTTTCCGTATTCTACGAAGCGGCTTACGAACTCATGGATGGCATGAAAAGAACCGAGTTAGACATGTACGATGATATATTTGCCGTCCTCGAACGTTTTCCAAACGTGCATAATCCCCACAGGGTGAGAATAAGGAAGGTGGGAACAAGGCACTTCATAGAAATGGATATCGAAGTAGATGGAAAGATGTCTGTGAAAGATGCGCACGAATTGACCGTGAAAATAAGGAAAGAAATGTTGAAAAGAAGAGACGATATAGAAGACGTAACCATACACGTTGAGCCACTTGGGAACGTGGAAGAAGAAGGATTTGGCCTGAAGAAAGGAGAGAAAAAATGAGATTGATGGACATCCTTGAAATACTCTACTACAAAAAAGGAAAAGAATTTGGTATTCTCGAGAAGAAAATGAAAGAGATTTTCAACGAAACGGGTGTGAGCCTCGAGCCGGTGAATTCTGAACTGATTGGAAGAATTTTTCTCAAGATCAGCGTCCTGGAAGAAGGAGAAGAAGTACCAAGTTTCGCCATAAAAGCTCTCACACCGAAAGAAAACGCTGTCGATCTCCCGCTCGGAGACTGGACAGACTTGAAAAACGTCTTTGTTGAGGAAATCGACTACCTCGATTCTTATGGTGGCATGAGAATACTATCAGAGAAGAACTGGTACAAAATTTACGTTCCATATTCTTCAGTGAAGAAGAAAAACAGGAACGAGTTAGTGGAAGAGTTCATGAAGTACTTTTTTGAATCGAAAGGATGGAATCCTGGAGAGTACACGTTTTCTGTCCAAGAAATAGACAATCTGTTCTGAGGTGAGAGGATGAACGTTCTGGCACTCGACACTTCCCAGAGAATAAGAATTGGGTTGAGAAAAGGAGAAGATCTTTTTGAAATTTCCTACACAGGTGAGAAAAAACACGCAGAGATTCTTCCTGTTGTTGTGAAGAAGCTGCTGGACGAACTAGATTTCAAAGTGATGGATCTTGATGTCGTGGGAGTTGGTATTGGTCCTGGAGGATTGACAGGTCTCAGGGTGGGAATCGCCACTGTGATAGGACTTGTGTCTCCATACGATATACCTGTGGCTCCTCTGAACTCCTTCGAAATGGCTGCAAAAAGTTGTCCAGTCAGCGGTGTTGTACTCGTGGTCAGAAGAGCTAGGAAAGGTTACCACTACTGTGCGGTTTATCTGAAAGACGAAAATCTCAATCTGCTGAAAGAGCCGAGTGTGGTCTCTGACGAAGAACTGAAAGAGATCACAAAAGAGTTTTCTCCAAAAATAGTCCTGAAGGACGACATTCTCATCTCACCTGCTGTGCTGGTTGAAGAGAGCGAGAGGCTTTTCAAAGAGAAAAAGACCATCCACTACTACGAAATCGAACCTTTGTATCTTCAGAAATCCATAGCGGAATTGAACTGGGAAAAAAAGAAAAGGGGCTAACGCCCCTTACTGAACCTTCTCGAGTTCTCTGGCAACTTCGAGGATCAATTTTTCACCGTTGTAATCCACTCTCACCGTCTGACCTTCCTG
This window encodes:
- a CDS encoding cation diffusion facilitator family transporter, producing MERHEEIKKGAWIGILGNTVLAVLKILVGLLTGSYAILADGIDTSTDIFTSFVILLSSRISGKPPDETHPYGHERAETIASKIISFVMFYAGASLLVESVKRLVKQEFSLELTLTAFIVVGISVAGKTFLFLYKLSLGKRLKSSATISDALNMRNDIMISGTVLAGMVAMKTFGWWWLDSLLAIFVSIMILRTSFSVFYEAAYELMDGMKRTELDMYDDIFAVLERFPNVHNPHRVRIRKVGTRHFIEMDIEVDGKMSVKDAHELTVKIRKEMLKRRDDIEDVTIHVEPLGNVEEEGFGLKKGEKK
- a CDS encoding DUF3855 domain-containing protein yields the protein MRLMDILEILYYKKGKEFGILEKKMKEIFNETGVSLEPVNSELIGRIFLKISVLEEGEEVPSFAIKALTPKENAVDLPLGDWTDLKNVFVEEIDYLDSYGGMRILSEKNWYKIYVPYSSVKKKNRNELVEEFMKYFFESKGWNPGEYTFSVQEIDNLF
- the tsaB gene encoding tRNA (adenosine(37)-N6)-threonylcarbamoyltransferase complex dimerization subunit type 1 TsaB produces the protein MNVLALDTSQRIRIGLRKGEDLFEISYTGEKKHAEILPVVVKKLLDELDFKVMDLDVVGVGIGPGGLTGLRVGIATVIGLVSPYDIPVAPLNSFEMAAKSCPVSGVVLVVRRARKGYHYCAVYLKDENLNLLKEPSVVSDEELKEITKEFSPKIVLKDDILISPAVLVEESERLFKEKKTIHYYEIEPLYLQKSIAELNWEKKKRG